The Camelina sativa cultivar DH55 unplaced genomic scaffold, Cs unpScaffold07630, whole genome shotgun sequence genome segment AGTCTTGAATATGCAACTCTTCCTGGTTCTGGGGATAGCTGCTGCAAAATGATACTTAAAGTCATCGATCCAAACTCCGAACTGTTCAACAAAGCTTTCAAACTTACGTTGCCTGAGGAGGTGGTGACGTTTCCAGATTTTCTTGTGGAAAGAAGTCGGTATGAAGCAGCAATACAGAGGAACTGGACTTGCAGGGACAAGTGTAAGGTTTGGTGGAgagatgaaggggaagaagatggTAGTTGGTGGGAAGGGCGGATTCTAGCTGTGAAACCCAAATCACCTGATTTTCCTGATAGTCCATGGGAGAGGTACACAGTTAAATACAAGAGTGACCCTACCGAGACACATCTTCACAGTCCCTGGGAGCTTTTTGATGCTGATACCAAGTGGGAGCAGCCTCACATTGATGATGAGCAACGAAACCG includes the following:
- the LOC109131902 gene encoding bromodomain and WD repeat-containing protein 1-like; this translates as LEYATLPGSGDSCCKMILKVIDPNSELFNKAFKLTLPEEVVTFPDFLVERSRYEAAIQRNWTCRDKCKVWWRDEGEEDGSWWEGRILAVKPKSPDFPDSPWERYTVKYKSDPTETHLHSPWELFDADTKWEQPHIDDEQRNRLLSALTKL